The window ATGGAAGACGCCCAGCGCGAAAAAGCCCGATTAGATACGTATTACACACAGGAGCTAGCCCGTGAAAAAGCCCAATCTCAAGCCTTGCGTGATGATTTGTCTACTGGCCGTCGTCGGTTGCAGTTCGCCCGCGCCGACCTTGCAACCTGTCAGCTCACCGCAAGCCACCATTCCAGCGCCAGCACCGTGGGCGATGGAGTCGAAATCCAATTCTCTGTTGAAGCTGGACTCCTTGTTGAAGATATCCGAGCCGATATTAAACGAGATCAGGACAAGCTCGACTACTTACAAGGCTATGTAAAAGACGTCGTTAAAGAGTGCCGCAGAGAGGTCACCCCATGAAGATGACACCGTTATTACGACGCTGCATGCCCGTGTTAGTCGTTATCGCTATCCTGGTGTATTTGGTTATTTTCCTGAGTACAGGGTTTTGGTTACGTGTCGTCAGTACCTGTGACCGCGCGCAAGACTTCAGCAATCGAACTACTTATTTAGACGGCCTTGTTTGCCGTTATCACGATACCCATGAGGCCATCAAGCCACCATCAACAAGGAGTTTGCGATGAAAAAACGCCCACAAAAAGGACGTAAAAAAGACGTTTTACTGTCCATTAACAGCCAGTTAAATCGGATTGAACATCGAATTGAACGTCAAATGGAAAACATGGATGAGCAAATTGACCTCATTCGTGAAGAGGCAACCAACGGGGCTATTCGCCGTGGTTATGTGGCAGGCGCTATTTCAGGTGGTGTCACCGCTTGTGTGGTCAGTACGGCGGTGATTTTAATCCGCGCGAAAATGGGCTTGTAATTATGGCGTATCCGCAAGAGACACGCGATAAGTTACGTCGAGCCTATATCTTTAGTCAGTTATCCCTTGAGGTGGCGGCGAGTCAAATTGGCGTGGCCTTTGTGACAGCACGGCGCTGGAAGAAGGAAGCCCAAGATAAAAATGACGATTGGGACAAAATGCGTGCCGCGCACATGTTAGCAGGTGGTGGTGTCGAAGATGCAGGCCGTGCGGTATTGATGAGCCTTGTTGTGCAGTGTCAAGCCGTGACAGAGCAAATCAATACAAACCCTGATATTCCTGCCGAGAAGCGTGTTGAGCTGTTAGCAAGCCTTGCGGATGCCTTTAATAAAGCCACGTCCGCCAGTAAAAAAATACTGCCTGAAACGGATAAATTGGCCACGGCCATCGATGTGATCCAACGGTTCGGGCAGTTTATCAGTGATAAGTACCCACAACACAACGTGGTGTTTGTGGAAATTTTAGAAGCCTTTGCCGAAGAATTGGAGCGTGCATATGGATGAAATTAAACAACAAATAAAAAACTATCAATATCAAATACGTGGTTTTGTTGCGACGGAAGCAACTGAAGAGGAAAAGCACTTGTTAGCGGAAGCAGAAAAAGAAACACAAGTGTTCATTACTCAGTTACAGGAGCGCTACCCTAATTATTTAGGTTTAATGGGCGGTGCTATTGCGGTTCTTGATACGATGATGAGTTGGGAATAAGCGTAATGGCAAAAAAGGTTTCCTTAAAAGCGTTTAAAGCCTCACTCCAGAACTACATCACCGAACTGCGCCAAACCATTGAGGCGGAATGCTTAGGTTTTGATGCTGACCCCGAGTCGGCTGAGACTCGACGAGCACAAGTGGCGGATGTCGAGAGCGGCTACAGCTTCTTTGTGGAAACCTATTTCCCGCATTATGTGCGCCACCACTCTCGCAGCCAGTTGCATGATTATCTTTTTAGTCGTTTACCTGCGATTGTGGCCAGTTCAGATGCCGAAAGTGACGCCATCGCCGCACCGCGTGGTGAGGCTAAATCAACGCTGGTGAGTCAACTCTTCACGCTGTGGTGCATTATTCGTGAGTTGAAAAAATACCCTGTCATCATTATGGACAGTATTGACCAAGCGTATCCCATGCTCGAAGCCATTAAAGCCGAACTGGAATATAACCCACGACTGAAAAATGATTACCCTGATATTTGCGGTCAAGGGCGTACCTGGCAGATGGGGACTATCGTCACACGCAATAATATCAAAGTGACCGTTGCGGGTAGCGGTAAAAAACTGCGGGGGTTGCGACATGGTCCATATCGCCCTGACTTAGTGGTGCTTGATGATATCGAAAATGATGAGATGGTGCGTAACCCTGAGCAGCGCGAGAAGCTGCATAACTGGTTAAAAAAGACGGTGATGCCACTCGGTGAAGCAGGCGGAAAAACCGACATTGTTTACATCGGGACTATCTTGCACTATGACTCGGTACTCTCTCGCACACTCAATAATGCCATGTGGCGGACGGCACGGTTTAAAGCCATTCTCCAGATGCCTGCCAATATGAAGTTGTGGGATGAATGGGAAACCTTGATCCACAATAAACAAATTGAGGAGGCCGAGCGCTTCTACCATGAGAATGAACCTTTAATGTTAGAAGGTTCGATAGTCTCTTGGGCGGCACGTCCACTGTTAACCCTCATGAAAATTCGTGCGCGTGATGGTCATGATACGTTTGACTCCGAATACCAGAATGACCCCGTGAGCGGTGAAGATGCGATTTTTGCCAGTTGCATTACCTTTTGGTCTAACCATCTCTCCGATTGGATTTTTTACGGTGCGTGTGACCCAAGCCTGGGTAAGCAGAATAAAACCCGTGACCCGTCGGCCTTGCTCGTGGGCGGATTCAACCGCATGACAGGTATCCTTGATGTGGTTGAGGCAGATATCAAACGCCGTTTACCTGACCGTATTATCTCCGATGTGATTGACTATCAGCGCGAATATGGCTGTTTAACGTGGGCGTTTGAGTCCATCGCTTTCCAAGAGTTTTTACGTACCGAATTAGTGAAGCGTTCTGCGATGTTAGGGATACCCGTTCCTGCTATCCCTGTCATTCCAAACAGTGATAAAGCCCTGCGCATTGAGTCCTTACAACCTCATATGGTCAATGGACTTATTCGTTTACATGCGACACAACACACGCTAATTGACCAACTGCGCCACTTTCCCAAGGCTGACCATGATGATGGCCCTGATGCCTTGCATATGCTTTGGTCATTGGCGGTTTCTCGTGCAGGTAACACCGATATTCAAACTCGCCCCCGCCGACCGGAAGGTCGACGCTTTGGGTCGGGTGCTTGGTAGGAATTTATTATGTCAAAAATTGTGGATATACACGGTAACCCGTTACAACGTGAAGTTTTAAAAACATCACAAACCGTAAAATTAGCACGGATGAATCGCATTTATCCTGATCATCCCTCACGCGGACTCACTATCCGTAAGCTTCCGCGTATCTTACAAGCGGCTGAACGGGGTGACTTGAGTGCGCAGGCCTGCCTATTTGGGGATATGGTCGAGCGTGACGGCCATATCTTTGCCGAAATGGAAAAGCGCAAGAATGCGTTATTAACGTTGGATTGGTCGATTGAGCCGCCGAAAAATGCCACCAAAGCCGAGCTGGACATGACCGCGAACGTACAAGCCTGGTTTGATGCGATGCCCGAAATTGAAGACATTATCCTCAATGGGATGGAAGCAGTGGGGCATGGGTTTAGTTGCCAAGAATTGGAATGGGATCGCCTTGATAACACGTGGTTACCCAAAGCCTTGCACCTGCGTCCCCATTATTGGTTCCGCACCTTACCTGAGCAACGCGACGAAATTCGCCTCAACACCGATGAAATGAACGGCTCGGAGTTATGGCCGTTTGGTTGGCTGGTTCATCGCCACAATGCCCGCAGTGGGTTTATTGCCACCAGTGGATTATTCCGCGTTCTCGTCTGGCCGTATCTGTTTAAAAACTTTTCGTTGCGTGATTTTGCCGAATTCTTAGAGATTTATGGTTTGCCTGCACGAATTGCAAAGTACCCCGCAGGCACGTCCGATGAGGACAAGGATAAACTGTTAGATGCACTGGTTAACCTGGGGCACGATGCGGTTGCGACGGTTCAACAAGGGACAGAAATCAACTTTGAAAGTGCCGCAGGGGGTGGCTCTGACCCGTTCATGGAAATGATTGCCTGGGCTGAACGGACACAATCCAAAGTGATTTTAGGGGGGACGTTGACCTCACAGGCGGACGGGAAAAGCTCTACCAATGCCCTCGGTAATGTGCATAACGAAGTGCGTCACGATTTAAAAACTGCCGATGCACGCCAGCTTGAGGGCATGTTTAGGCAAATGATCCAGATGCTGTTAGCGATTAATGGTTATCAAGAGGTAAACCCGCGTCGTTTACCGCGTTTTGTGTTTGATACCCGTGAAGCCGTTGATTTACCGCAGTTTGCTGACGCGGTGGGTAAGTTGGTGGCCGCAGGTGTGGAGAGTATCCCTGTTTCTTGGGTGCATAAGAAAGCCGCTATTCCGCAAGCCCAAAAGGATGAACCTGTATTGCAGCCGCGCCAAACCCTGCCGTTGTTACCCACACCATTAAGCTATGGTCATTCACGTCACGGTTTGGGCGTGCTGAGTCAAACAGTAGAAGCAGACGGAATAGACCCTGCACAAATTACCCTCGATAATGCACCGCCGCAGTCTGACACGATTGGGGCGGCTATGAGCCAACTCTTAACGCCAATGGTCGCCGCACTCAAGCAAGGTCAAAGTGTGGATGAGGCCATGAATATTATTGCGCAAAGTTACCCGCTGTTGGATGACAGCACACTTCAAACGTTATTGAGCCAGGCTATCTTTGTGGCGGATGTATGGGGACGTCTCCATGCCGACAGCTAAACAAGCGGTAGATTTGCGCTATGCCATGAGCCTCCCCCCTGCGGAGGCGATTGCTTACTTTGAAAGTAAAGGCTATGCCGTTGGTTTCCATTGGTATGATATTGAAGCACAAGCCCACGCCAAAGCGTTTACCGTGGCGGGTGTACTCAAATTGGATATCTTGCACGATATTCGCCAAGCGTTAAACGAAGCCCTTGAAAAGGGGGAGACCTATGCCGACTTTGAACGACGCCTCATCCCCATTCTTGAACAAAAAGGCTGGCTCGGGAAAGGTTTGGTTGCGGATATGGATACGGGCGAGCTGCACGGCAAGCGTTTAACGCCACGTCGATTAGACACGATATTTCAAACCAATCTGCAATCGTCGTACATGGCAGGACGTTACAAGCAGCAAATGGCAACCGTCGAGGAGCGCCCTTATTGGGAGCGTGTGGGGATTATGGATAATCGTATTCGTCCTTCTCATGCGGCACTCAATGGGTTTATTGCCCGCTATGACGATCCGATTTGGCAAACCATTTACCCGCCCGATGGTTATCGCTGTCGCTGCCGTGTGCGCACGCGCAGTGCTGAAGATGTTGAGCGTTTGGGGTTGATGGTGCAATCCTCTGAGGGGCGCTTGGTAGACGTTGAACAAGAGTATGGCGTGCCAGGTGAAACCCGAACCGTCACAGGCTTTAAAAATCCGAAAGACGGTCAAGTGTATACGCCTGACCCTGGTTTTGGTTTTAATCCTGGACAAGTCAGCTATCAACCTGAATTAGATAAATATCATCCGACGGCAGCAAGCCAATACATCACAGGATCACTCACAGGCGCGGACTTTCGTTTAGGGTATCAAGAAGCAGTGCAATCCCCTACGCCAAACCCTGCGCAACGTTATCCCATTGCTGCACGTCCTCAATCTTCCGCACCCAATACAGAGGCATATTATGTTGATGCGCCCACCATTAAGGCACTCGCCCAACAGGATATCACGCAAGCCGATTACTTATTTGTGCAGCAAATTATTGAATCACCTCAAAAAATGCGGTCGGGTGAGGATGGGGTTCAATACTATGCAACGCAACACGAAAAGCGTTGGTGGGTCGTTGAAGTCAAAGATAATCAATTGCAGCGTGTCACCACGCAAACCGACTTTTGAGGTTAATATGATCACCGTCAAAATTGATACACGCGAATACGAAGCCGCACTGCAAAAACTGGTCGAAGGTATCGAAAGTCGCGCGCCATTGATGCGCAAATTAGCCGGAATGATGGCGGATGCGGTAGAGGAAAACTTCGCACAAGAAGGTCGCCCCGCGTGGTTGGGTTGGAGTCCCGCTTATGCTCGCCGTCGAGCAGGCGGGAGAATATTGCAAGACAGTGGGCGATTGGCCAGCAGCATCGGTCAATACAGTGATAATGACAGTGCCGTCGTGGGCACCAATGTAAAGTATGCGCGTATCCACCAAGAAGGTGGTGAGATTAATATCCCTGCTCGTAGCCAGCAAGCCTATTATCGGCAGCGTAAAGACGGCACCGTGGGTAATCGTTTTGTCCGTAAGTCGCGCAGCAACTTCAGTCAATACCACACGTTACCCGCCTATAAAATCAAAATCCCAGCGCGACCTTTCTTGCAATTGGACGAGTGGGATCAATACCGTATGGCGTTAACGGTGGAAGATTATTTAAGCCGACTGATTGAGTAAGATAAAATAACGCCTGTAAGACGCTGTGAGCCGTTTTAATTGTTTAGAGTGTCATTGTTCGTGGTTGGATGTTTAAAACGTTTTTAAACGGGGTTTAAATGCGTTATCGTAGAGATTGCATTGCAAGCCCTCAGTCGTTTTACTTTTCCCGCTTTATCACCGAGTGCTGAACCTCTTCACACACTCCCCATTATTGGCAGTTGTTATGCTGCCCGCATGAAAAAATACATTGCTGCTTGTGTCGCTGAAATTCTCAGCCAAAACCTTAACGAAATCCAGCTCTTCCCCGCTGGCGAGTTCCGTGC is drawn from Providencia huaxiensis and contains these coding sequences:
- the terL gene encoding phage terminase large subunit encodes the protein MAKKVSLKAFKASLQNYITELRQTIEAECLGFDADPESAETRRAQVADVESGYSFFVETYFPHYVRHHSRSQLHDYLFSRLPAIVASSDAESDAIAAPRGEAKSTLVSQLFTLWCIIRELKKYPVIIMDSIDQAYPMLEAIKAELEYNPRLKNDYPDICGQGRTWQMGTIVTRNNIKVTVAGSGKKLRGLRHGPYRPDLVVLDDIENDEMVRNPEQREKLHNWLKKTVMPLGEAGGKTDIVYIGTILHYDSVLSRTLNNAMWRTARFKAILQMPANMKLWDEWETLIHNKQIEEAERFYHENEPLMLEGSIVSWAARPLLTLMKIRARDGHDTFDSEYQNDPVSGEDAIFASCITFWSNHLSDWIFYGACDPSLGKQNKTRDPSALLVGGFNRMTGILDVVEADIKRRLPDRIISDVIDYQREYGCLTWAFESIAFQEFLRTELVKRSAMLGIPVPAIPVIPNSDKALRIESLQPHMVNGLIRLHATQHTLIDQLRHFPKADHDDGPDALHMLWSLAVSRAGNTDIQTRPRRPEGRRFGSGAW
- a CDS encoding lysis system i-spanin subunit Rz, producing the protein MNSITENTLTRSLKIALIVGAWLLFAAGAFAGVMLARYHYNTIIQTNQATHASQLKAISDEASVATRQAILRMEDAQREKARLDTYYTQELAREKAQSQALRDDLSTGRRRLQFARADLATCQLTASHHSSASTVGDGVEIQFSVEAGLLVEDIRADIKRDQDKLDYLQGYVKDVVKECRREVTP
- a CDS encoding phage head morphogenesis protein, with amino-acid sequence MPTAKQAVDLRYAMSLPPAEAIAYFESKGYAVGFHWYDIEAQAHAKAFTVAGVLKLDILHDIRQALNEALEKGETYADFERRLIPILEQKGWLGKGLVADMDTGELHGKRLTPRRLDTIFQTNLQSSYMAGRYKQQMATVEERPYWERVGIMDNRIRPSHAALNGFIARYDDPIWQTIYPPDGYRCRCRVRTRSAEDVERLGLMVQSSEGRLVDVEQEYGVPGETRTVTGFKNPKDGQVYTPDPGFGFNPGQVSYQPELDKYHPTAASQYITGSLTGADFRLGYQEAVQSPTPNPAQRYPIAARPQSSAPNTEAYYVDAPTIKALAQQDITQADYLFVQQIIESPQKMRSGEDGVQYYATQHEKRWWVVEVKDNQLQRVTTQTDF
- a CDS encoding DUF935 domain-containing protein, translating into MSKIVDIHGNPLQREVLKTSQTVKLARMNRIYPDHPSRGLTIRKLPRILQAAERGDLSAQACLFGDMVERDGHIFAEMEKRKNALLTLDWSIEPPKNATKAELDMTANVQAWFDAMPEIEDIILNGMEAVGHGFSCQELEWDRLDNTWLPKALHLRPHYWFRTLPEQRDEIRLNTDEMNGSELWPFGWLVHRHNARSGFIATSGLFRVLVWPYLFKNFSLRDFAEFLEIYGLPARIAKYPAGTSDEDKDKLLDALVNLGHDAVATVQQGTEINFESAAGGGSDPFMEMIAWAERTQSKVILGGTLTSQADGKSSTNALGNVHNEVRHDLKTADARQLEGMFRQMIQMLLAINGYQEVNPRRLPRFVFDTREAVDLPQFADAVGKLVAAGVESIPVSWVHKKAAIPQAQKDEPVLQPRQTLPLLPTPLSYGHSRHGLGVLSQTVEADGIDPAQITLDNAPPQSDTIGAAMSQLLTPMVAALKQGQSVDEAMNIIAQSYPLLDDSTLQTLLSQAIFVADVWGRLHADS
- a CDS encoding DUF1804 family protein; this encodes MAYPQETRDKLRRAYIFSQLSLEVAASQIGVAFVTARRWKKEAQDKNDDWDKMRAAHMLAGGGVEDAGRAVLMSLVVQCQAVTEQINTNPDIPAEKRVELLASLADAFNKATSASKKILPETDKLATAIDVIQRFGQFISDKYPQHNVVFVEILEAFAEELERAYG
- a CDS encoding phage virion morphogenesis protein — translated: MITVKIDTREYEAALQKLVEGIESRAPLMRKLAGMMADAVEENFAQEGRPAWLGWSPAYARRRAGGRILQDSGRLASSIGQYSDNDSAVVGTNVKYARIHQEGGEINIPARSQQAYYRQRKDGTVGNRFVRKSRSNFSQYHTLPAYKIKIPARPFLQLDEWDQYRMALTVEDYLSRLIE